From a single Hippoglossus stenolepis isolate QCI-W04-F060 chromosome 2, HSTE1.2, whole genome shotgun sequence genomic region:
- the LOC118114954 gene encoding dynein axonemal light chain 4 has translation MAATGEGKKEEDYKRLHSFPLIRHTDMPEEMRVETMELCVTACEKFATNNESAAKMIKESMDKKFGSSWHVVIGEGFGFEVTHEVKNLLYMFFGGSLAVCVWKCS, from the exons ATGGCTGCGACAGGCgaggggaagaaagaagaggacTACAAGAGACTGCACAGCTTCCCTCTCATCAGG CACACGGACATGCCAGAAGAAATGAGGGTGGAGACCATGGAGCTTTGTGTTACAGCCTGTGAAAAGTTCGCCACCAACAATGAG AGTGCAGCGAAGATGATCAAGGAGTCAATGGACAAGAAATTCGGCAGCTCGTGGCACGTAGTGATCGGCGAAGGCTTCGGCTTCGAGGTCACTCACGAGGTGAAGAACCTGCTCTACATGTTCTTCGGAGGGAGCCTGGCCGTGTGCGTGTGGAAGTGCTCGTag